CATCGTCTACTGCTCTCTCCCAGCTGTCTGTCTTCTCACTGGAAAATTCATCGTCCCCGAGATAAGCAACTACGCGGGGATCCTCTTCATGCTCATGTTCATGTCCATAGCAGTAACTGGGATCCTCGAGATGCAATGGGGAGGCGTGGGGATAGACGACTGGTGGAGAAACGAGCAGTTTTGGGTGATAGGAGGAGCCTCTTCGCATCTGTTTGCTCTCTTTCAAGGCTTGCTCAAAGTTCTAGCTGGAGTTGATACTAACTTCACGGTCACGTCAAAAGCGGCAGACGATGGAGCTTTCTCTGAGCTTTACATCTTCAAATGGACGACTCTGTTGATTCCTCCGACGACGCTTCTGATCATAAACATCATCGGAGTTATTGTTGGTGTTTCGGATGCAATTAGCAATGGTTATGACTCTTGGGGACCTCTCTTTGGGAGACTATTCTTCGCTCTATGGGTCATTGTTCACTTGTACCCGTTCCTCAAGGGTATGCTTGGGAAGCAAGATAGGATGCCTACGATTATTGTGGTTTGGTCCATTCTTCTTGCTTCCATCTTGACGCTCTTGTGGGTTAGAGTTAATCCGTTTGTGGCGAAAGGTGGACCGGTGCTGGAGATCTGTAGACTGAGCTGTGGAAACTAGTCTATGTAGTAAGAAAGCAGGACATCAGACTTGTTCATCATGGTGAAGATTCAAAGAGAATTAAGAAAGAGGAAAGGAGGTTGTGTTGTTGGAGCTTTGGAAGCTAGTGTGACGATGACGTGTACTCTTTTGGTGGTGGTTGTGGTTGTTTTGGTGCAAGTGTGTTGTAGATACAAAGATGTGcagtattaattattttaaggtATACTACTAATGTTTATACAGATAGAGTTGtttgcttttctttcttttacatGTTCTTTTTTTAGTTACTGTATAATAAGACAATGAGTCAAACACTTATGTTAATAATGGATATTAGTGTTTTTCAGATTTAATGCTCATTTGTTTTTCACTTTTTATTGCACATTAGTAGTAGATTGATTAATTATACATGTTCtcttcaattttaaaaatagataggatatctgatcatgaCATTACAAAAATTAATTGGCTCTTGAATAGGAGGGGGAGAACATGTAGACTTTATGGTGAAATAAagaaagaagttaaaaaaaacttgtaatgAGTTAATTTTGTATGACTCACGCTCTAAACctacgttgcacggaagcttcatcggacgtctgcttcccgcttcggaatcggaatcggaatcAGAACCTTGTGGAAACttgcggaatctcgcttccaaaacgtttctaaaatattctctttaaaaacctgttggaagcttatgattccgttttggaatcacgcttccgtttaaaaaaaatacaatgtatatcaataaaatataaaaccatagttttaatctatataaaataaaaaaattaatagtaatgaatattgagttataaatatacaaatatcaaaaataatactataaattatctttatgcattgagatttttttatcaaagatatagcacatattgaaacatattgtgtcaattagttataaagtattaaaaataattaatataatattttctgtaaacataatttatgtgtatttttacagttttaatataaaatcatttcaaaattattataaataaataaatgttgtatttcaaatttaaatcatataatttttagtcctattttttaaaattttttacatatatatatatattatatatatatatatatatatatatatatatatatatatatatatatatatatatatatatatttatatatatatatattatttatatatggatatacgcttccaacacgtacccgcttcctaatattttaaaaaatctcgcttctgcgcttctttacgcttccgcttccacgtatCCGCTTctgtttccatgtaacatagctCTAAACACTAAATAGAGTCCACATTTCTTGTGGGAATAAATAACTGcgggtctctctctcttttttgctCTGTCCTCTCTCTAAATTTGACACAGATGAAGGATTGAGAAGAGATCTCTACCGGAGTTCTAACAGTCTCACATCCGGTTTGTAAGGGTGATTCTGAGAAGTGGTGTTCCTCTTTATACCACTATCGTCAGCTTTTGTTTCCGGGGAACGGTGGCTCTGATAGCACCGATTTCGCCGGCTCTCGTCTCCGGGAAAGCGGTGGCTCTGATAGCACTGTTCTTTCGCCGGCTCCTCTCCGGTTTGATCCGGTAATAAGTTCTCGATCTACGCTTTTGTTCTTCCACTGTCCAATCGACTCTCGATCTGAAATTCTGTATAGAATTTCGGATCGATCGAAGATGATTGTCGTTGTTCTTCAAAGCATGGATCAATGGTGTTTGAGTTCTATAGGTCTTCATCGGTTTTGGGCTCCAAGATAGAGTTGGGTTGCGCTTTTGTTCTGATCTCGGCGGAAGCTGTTGTACTCTTCCGGTGGTGGTCTGATTATTGCGGCGACGGAGTTTGCATGCCGATGAACGGTTTCGTGACGTGGTCAAGAGGTGGCGGCCTGGTGACGCGTGTCCCTCGCAGGGAGGATTACGACACGTGTTCTCTTCGCGCTTCTCGCGGGAAGGAAGAGGGGGTTAGATCGATGGGCTTAGGGCCCAataggtttacggtttgggtagCCCTAATGTGTTTGGGCTTTTTAGTTGCATCTGTGTTTACGTTTTGGGCTTGGTCTTTTGGACCTTATCCTTTTAATAAACtttagatggaaaaaaaaaaaaaaaagttaattttgtATGATTTACTTAGATCGAATCGAATGGCTGCGATGCTACCGCATGTCACAGAACGTATGAGATGAGAACACGTGGAACGAAGCAAAAGGGCCCCAAGACGTGTTAATTCCATATCTATTTAGGAATGGCTTTGCGTGGGCCCAATCAAATCGTATAATTGAAGGCAAACGTATCTGTATCTCTCTTGCAAAAAAGgaaatatagtatttttttttttgtcaacaaggaaatatagtaaaaaaaggaaatttttaGTAAACCTCATCAGAGAAGTTAACAGAGAGATACACGGTAGTCGTTGGATCaaacaactttttaaaaaatcttgaaGTCGGTCATTACATTGGACGGTTCAGGATTAACTGATTAAAATTAATGCAGTTGCAGAGGAACAACCATGACGCAAACCGACATTATTgtagtttccttttttctttttggctaaaatttccattttttgttcttcatagtttattagttttccctttttttcttttcttatataaaagacGACAATACAATAccagacaaaacaaaacaacaacgaGACACGTAAAACGTGAGTGATCAGAGTGGTGTCAAAACGGAGACGAGATCAATTTGATCGATCAAAAAATGGAGGTGATTGATTTTTCGGAGACGGAGATGGAAGCAGCGGAGCAGCTAGTGCAATTGAGCGAGGATGATACGTTGAGCTGTAGCAGCGGTACAGGCTTGAGCGTTAGCGGTTGTGAAGGCGGATTCCATAGGAAGAGACACAGCGATGTTATTAGTGATGAGGTGCAAAACGACGGCGTTGTACGTACGACGATGAATAACAATGCTACAGACGCTCAATGTTTTGTGAAGGCAATCACGGAGACGAACATAATAAGGAGGAGGTATAAGAAGAAAAAGTTTCGGTCTCTTGCGAGTCTTTACAGGGCAACGAAGGAGATGACGACGGACGAGTTGATCTAGTCGCAGGTGATGATGGCTAATTACGTTGTAATGACCTCTTGTTTAAAAGCGTGTGTCgtttgaatattaattattattattatcgtTTTCCATGTTTTTGTATCTAATATAATCCATTAACTAGCGCTGAACCTGTATAGAAGGTGctggaagaaagaaagaaagaaatgctAGTAATAACTTGTTTGACAAATTCCTCCTTTTCTAGTATTGATCAATGGAATTGTTATaaatttgattcaaaaataacattaatatataGCCGTGAGTAATTTCAGATGTTATTTAAGACGTGGTCACTGTATAGCCatgattaaaaatcatataaataacgtAACACCATTGTTTAAAGTCTGAGGTAAACTTTCCACGCAATTAATCAAGCTCTAAAAGTAGCTTTGTACTCTGGTCTGAATCTGATTAGGTTTTTGCCATAAATCTCAGAGTCAGCAACTGAACAAAGACATAATAGAAACCATATACTACCATGCACTCTTTCCACCGAGGAATGTACATATGATTACAAAGGAAGTCATGTGAGTACGTAAGGTATGTTTCTCATCTTATAAGCCACTTTTTGTGCATGTTCAACATTGTCATAAGACTCTTGCTACTAGCCGCTTGGTTGGTGGGTGCATGGGATGATTATTTAGGGTATTCCTCAACCTGACTGACATGTGGTATGCAATTCCGTTGGACGTTGGGATTCGGCTAGGTGCTCTCAGGGATATGATTTCAAAGAAAGAAACCATAAAATCGCTTTCTAGTAGCACCAATACAGACTGCATGAACCAGCCAGCTACTTGGGAATAATTAATGAATATGTTTTGAACCGTGTACCTCAAAAACAGTTATTGAAGTTATATTTATGGTAGTCTCTATAGACTCAACCATTGGTTTTCCTTACACTTATACACTTGGAAAAGAGGTAACGACGGCCTACACTCAAAACTTCACACTGCTCGTCTTAACAGAATGCCGTGAGGTGTGTCTCTCTTATGGAAGTTGAAACACAAACAGTTtccctttcttttgttttgttgatttgtatGGTGTAGTAGTCTAGCTTCAGCGTAATATGGGCTTTATTCAAATAGACAAAGCCCATTATTACTATCAAGCATCTAGATTGTTCGTTAAAACGAAAACCCTAATATTTATGTACCGTACGCCTCCTCTCTGTGTATATAAATACGTCATCCTGTTTATCGCCTCGAAACCATCCTAAAACCACTAATTCGAGTGTTTTCGTATACTCTGTTGTTTCATTCGATTGAATCTTGTGCTCTGTTGTGTTGTTGGTAATAAAGGGTTGATGATGATAATTGGAAAGGCTTGTTTCTCAAAACATTCGCAGTGGCCGCCTAAGAGCTTTCGCCTTTCGCCAGGCTTGAGAGTTTATGCTGCTTTTTATCCTTCCTTCCTTGGATG
The Brassica napus cultivar Da-Ae chromosome A1, Da-Ae, whole genome shotgun sequence DNA segment above includes these coding regions:
- the LOC106395997 gene encoding uncharacterized protein LOC106395997, which translates into the protein MEVIDFSETEMEAAEQLVQLSEDDTLSCSSGTGLSVSGCEGGFHRKRHSDVISDEVQNDGVVRTTMNNNATDAQCFVKAITETNIIRRRYKKKKFRSLASLYRATKEMTTDELI